A single region of the Jatrophihabitans sp. GAS493 genome encodes:
- a CDS encoding biotin carboxylase N-terminal domain-containing protein: protein MITRVLVANRSEIAARVFRTCRTLGISTAAVYSDADADAGYLQQADVAARLPGSAPADTYLRGELIVAAARRMGADAIHPGYGFLSENAGFAAAVIDAGLTWIGPPVAAIESMGSKIEAKLLMAKAGVPTLSQLEPESITSADLPVLIKASAGGGGRGMRIVRDVAALPAELAAAQAEARSAFGDDTVFCEPYLATGHHIEVQILADSHGRVWTVGERECSIQRRHQKVIEEAPSPLVERTPGMRERLFEAARLAAEAIGYVGAGTVEFLADEEGRFYFLEMNTRLQVEHPVTECTTGLDLVAWQIRVANGEQLPAGPPAVSGHSIEARLYAEDPAAGWQPQSGSVQHFEVPDVAAHFEVPPRHGVRLDSGIGTGGVRRQVGIHYDPMLAKVISWAPNRIEAATMLAAALARTRLHGLVTNRDLLVNVLRHPAFLAGDTDTAFFATHGGASDATAGTLSTPLADQPTVELSALAAALADAADRRAAATTQPRLPSGWRNVVSQSQRSTFQHGDRQLSVEYRLDRTGLVCEQHPDARLLSLTPTEVVLEVEDVRRHFTVARYAEDQSIYVESAAGSVALQRVERFADPSTQLAAGSLLAPMPGSVIRVEAVVGAVVSAGEPLLTLEAMKMQHQISAPIDGVISELPVAVGDQVEVGAVLAVVSPNSPISPDTRTSPDTPITPDPASSPSTEGESA from the coding sequence ATGATCACGCGAGTTCTGGTCGCGAACCGCAGCGAGATCGCGGCCCGAGTCTTCCGCACCTGCCGCACCCTCGGCATCTCCACCGCCGCCGTCTACTCCGACGCTGATGCCGACGCGGGGTACCTGCAGCAGGCCGATGTCGCGGCCCGTCTCCCCGGCTCCGCCCCGGCTGATACTTACCTGCGGGGTGAGCTCATCGTGGCCGCCGCGCGGCGGATGGGCGCCGACGCCATCCACCCCGGGTACGGTTTCCTCTCCGAGAACGCCGGCTTCGCGGCCGCCGTGATCGATGCCGGCCTCACCTGGATCGGACCACCGGTTGCGGCTATCGAGTCGATGGGGAGCAAGATCGAGGCCAAGCTTCTGATGGCCAAGGCCGGCGTTCCGACGCTGAGCCAACTCGAGCCGGAGAGCATCACCAGCGCCGATCTGCCCGTGCTTATCAAGGCATCGGCCGGGGGTGGCGGCCGGGGGATGCGGATCGTCCGGGACGTCGCCGCCCTGCCGGCGGAACTGGCGGCGGCCCAGGCTGAGGCCCGCTCGGCCTTCGGTGACGACACCGTCTTCTGCGAGCCCTACCTCGCTACCGGCCATCACATCGAGGTGCAGATTCTGGCTGATTCGCACGGCCGGGTCTGGACGGTCGGCGAGCGGGAGTGCTCCATCCAGCGGCGCCACCAGAAGGTGATCGAGGAGGCCCCCTCGCCCCTGGTCGAGCGCACCCCGGGGATGCGCGAACGCCTCTTCGAGGCTGCCCGGCTGGCGGCGGAGGCGATCGGCTACGTCGGGGCGGGGACGGTCGAGTTCCTGGCCGACGAGGAGGGCCGCTTCTACTTCCTGGAGATGAACACTCGCCTGCAGGTCGAGCACCCGGTCACCGAGTGCACCACCGGGCTGGATCTGGTCGCCTGGCAGATCCGCGTCGCCAACGGCGAACAGCTGCCGGCCGGGCCTCCCGCCGTCTCCGGCCACAGCATCGAGGCTCGCCTCTACGCCGAGGATCCGGCCGCCGGCTGGCAGCCGCAGAGTGGATCGGTGCAGCACTTCGAGGTACCCGACGTCGCCGCTCACTTCGAGGTCCCGCCCCGCCACGGGGTTCGGCTGGACTCGGGCATCGGCACCGGAGGCGTCCGCCGGCAGGTCGGGATTCACTACGACCCGATGCTGGCCAAGGTGATCAGCTGGGCCCCGAACCGCATCGAGGCGGCGACGATGCTCGCCGCCGCCCTCGCGCGTACCAGGCTGCACGGGCTCGTCACCAACCGGGACCTGCTGGTTAATGTGCTGCGGCATCCGGCCTTCCTGGCCGGCGATACCGACACCGCGTTCTTCGCCACCCACGGCGGGGCGAGCGACGCAACGGCGGGAACCCTGTCGACACCGCTGGCTGATCAACCGACGGTGGAGCTCAGCGCGCTGGCCGCGGCCCTGGCCGATGCCGCCGACCGCCGGGCGGCGGCCACGACCCAGCCCCGACTGCCCAGCGGCTGGCGCAACGTCGTCTCCCAGAGTCAGCGAAGCACCTTCCAGCACGGCGATCGGCAGTTGTCGGTCGAGTACCGGCTCGACCGAACGGGGCTGGTCTGCGAGCAGCACCCCGACGCTCGACTGCTCAGCCTCACCCCGACCGAGGTGGTGCTCGAGGTCGAGGACGTGCGGCGGCACTTCACGGTCGCCCGCTATGCGGAGGATCAGTCGATCTACGTGGAATCAGCGGCTGGATCGGTGGCGCTGCAGCGAGTCGAACGATTCGCCGACCCGAGCACACAGCTCGCGGCCGGGTCGCTACTCGCCCCGATGCCCGGATCGGTGATCCGGGTCGAGGCGGTGGTCGGCGCTGTGGTCAGCGCCGGAGAGCCGCTGCTGACGCTGGAGGCGATGAAGATGCAGCATCAGATCAGTGCGCCGATCGACGGCGTGATCAGCGAACTGCCGGTGGCCGTCGGCGATCAGGTCGAGGTCGGCGCCGTCCTGGCCGTAGTGAGCCCCAACAGCCCTATAAGCCCTGACACCCGCACAAGCCCCGACACCCCCATCACCCCTGACCCCGCTAGCAGCCCATCCACCGAAGGAGAGTCCGCGTGA
- a CDS encoding acyl-CoA carboxylase subunit beta — protein MTVLPSRLDNRSAEFSANRESMLEKLADLQAEQAKAVAGGGPKYSERHHARGKLLARERIELLLDQDSPFLELSPLAAWGSDFAVGASVVTGIGVVSGVECLINANDPTVRGGASNPWTLQKAFRAAQIARENRLPTISLVESGGADLPTQKEIFVPGGRTFRDLTRASAAGVPTVALVFGNSTAGGAYIPGMSDHVVMVKERAKVFLAGPPLVKMATGEDSDDESLGGAEMHARASGLADYLAVDESDAIRLGRQIVARLNWQKQGPAPYPEVIAPKYDEEDLLGIVGADLKVPFDPREVIARIVDASDFDEFKPLYGTSLVTGWARLHGYPIGILANARGVLFSEEAQKATQFIQLANQSNTPLLFLQNTTGYMVGKEYEQGGIIKHGAMMLNAVSNSTVPHLTVVMGASYGAGNYGMCGRAYDPRFLFTWPSAKSAVMGPAQLAGVISIVARQAAEGRGQVYDEAGDAQMKAYVEAQIENESLAKFMSGRLLDDGIIDPRDTRTVLGLCLSAIHTAPVEGARHYGVFRT, from the coding sequence ATGACAGTTCTACCGTCGCGGCTGGACAATCGGTCGGCTGAGTTCAGCGCGAACCGCGAGTCGATGCTGGAGAAGCTCGCCGACCTGCAGGCCGAGCAGGCGAAGGCGGTCGCCGGGGGCGGGCCGAAGTACAGCGAACGCCACCACGCCCGTGGAAAGTTACTGGCCCGCGAGCGCATCGAGTTGCTCCTGGACCAGGATTCGCCCTTCCTGGAGCTCTCCCCGCTAGCCGCCTGGGGCAGTGATTTCGCCGTCGGTGCCAGCGTCGTCACCGGCATCGGCGTCGTCAGCGGGGTCGAATGCCTGATCAACGCCAATGACCCGACCGTCCGCGGTGGGGCCAGCAATCCGTGGACCCTGCAGAAGGCATTCCGGGCGGCCCAGATCGCCCGCGAGAACCGGCTGCCCACGATCAGCCTGGTCGAGTCCGGCGGCGCCGATCTGCCTACGCAGAAGGAGATCTTCGTCCCCGGCGGCCGCACTTTCCGCGACCTGACCCGAGCCTCGGCGGCCGGCGTCCCCACCGTCGCCCTGGTCTTCGGCAACTCGACCGCCGGCGGTGCCTACATCCCGGGCATGAGCGATCACGTCGTGATGGTCAAGGAGCGGGCCAAGGTCTTCCTGGCCGGGCCACCGCTGGTGAAGATGGCCACCGGCGAGGACTCCGACGACGAGTCGCTGGGCGGGGCGGAGATGCATGCCCGCGCCTCCGGGCTGGCCGACTACCTGGCCGTCGACGAGAGTGACGCCATCCGCCTCGGACGGCAGATCGTCGCCCGGTTGAACTGGCAGAAGCAGGGACCGGCGCCCTACCCGGAGGTGATCGCCCCGAAGTATGACGAGGAGGATCTCCTCGGCATCGTCGGAGCCGACCTGAAGGTTCCCTTCGACCCGCGCGAGGTGATCGCCCGGATCGTCGACGCCAGCGACTTCGACGAGTTCAAGCCGCTCTACGGGACGAGCCTGGTCACCGGCTGGGCCCGCCTGCACGGCTACCCGATCGGCATCCTGGCCAACGCTCGCGGAGTCCTCTTCAGCGAGGAGGCACAGAAGGCGACGCAGTTCATCCAGCTGGCCAATCAGAGCAACACACCCCTACTTTTCCTGCAGAACACCACTGGTTACATGGTCGGCAAGGAGTACGAGCAGGGTGGCATCATCAAGCATGGCGCGATGATGCTCAACGCGGTCTCCAACTCCACCGTCCCACACCTGACCGTGGTCATGGGCGCCTCCTACGGCGCCGGCAACTACGGCATGTGCGGACGGGCTTACGACCCCCGCTTCCTCTTCACCTGGCCCAGCGCAAAGTCGGCGGTGATGGGTCCGGCCCAGCTGGCCGGGGTGATCTCCATCGTGGCGAGGCAGGCGGCTGAGGGCCGCGGGCAGGTCTATGACGAGGCCGGCGACGCGCAGATGAAGGCCTACGTCGAGGCGCAGATCGAGAACGAATCACTGGCCAAATTCATGTCCGGGCGGCTACTGGACGACGGGATCATCGACCCCCGTGACACCCGCACCGTGCTCGGACTCTGCCTCTCCGCCATCCACACGGCGCCGGTTGAAGGTGCCCGTCACTACGGGGTGTTCCGCACATGA
- a CDS encoding acyl-CoA dehydrogenase family protein, giving the protein MTAAASPLNRTESREERTRLLRQSVSGFMRRDVLPFQDEWERAGELPRSLHRRAAELGLLGIGFDESVGGSGGDGLDALTLCEQLHYDGAAGGLFASLFTSGIAVPHITAAGDRGQIARWVAPTLAGELIGALAITEPEGGSDVANIRTTARRDGDHFVVNGAKTYITSGCRADFVTTAVRTGGPGAHGISLLVIEKGTAGFTVSRKLEKMGWLCSDTAELSFVDTSVPAANLIGPENSGFIQIAQNFVAERIGLAVQAYSSAQRSLDLTLQWCRTRRTFDRPLISRQSVQNTLTEMAQRIDLVRVYTRELARRSAAGETDLIAEVCFAKNSAVEAGEWVVNKAVQLHGGLGYMRECEVERQYRDMRILGIGGGTTEILMGLAAKRLGFTE; this is encoded by the coding sequence GTGACCGCCGCTGCGTCCCCGCTGAACCGGACGGAGTCACGGGAGGAGCGGACGCGACTGCTTCGGCAGAGCGTCTCGGGCTTCATGCGCCGCGATGTGCTGCCGTTCCAGGACGAATGGGAGCGGGCTGGTGAGCTGCCCCGATCACTGCACCGACGGGCCGCCGAGCTGGGTCTGCTCGGCATCGGTTTCGACGAGTCGGTCGGCGGCAGTGGCGGTGACGGCCTCGACGCACTGACACTCTGCGAGCAACTGCATTACGACGGGGCCGCCGGTGGTCTCTTCGCCTCACTCTTCACCAGCGGGATCGCGGTGCCGCACATCACCGCCGCCGGTGACCGGGGTCAGATCGCCCGCTGGGTCGCCCCGACTCTGGCCGGCGAGCTGATCGGAGCACTGGCGATCACCGAACCCGAGGGCGGCTCGGACGTGGCGAACATCCGCACCACCGCCCGTCGCGACGGCGATCACTTCGTCGTCAACGGGGCGAAGACCTATATAACGTCGGGGTGCCGGGCCGACTTTGTCACCACGGCCGTGCGCACCGGCGGCCCCGGCGCTCACGGGATCTCGTTGCTGGTGATCGAGAAGGGCACCGCCGGGTTCACCGTGAGCCGCAAGCTGGAGAAGATGGGGTGGCTCTGCTCGGACACCGCCGAGTTGAGCTTCGTCGACACATCGGTGCCGGCGGCCAACCTGATCGGCCCGGAGAACTCCGGCTTCATCCAGATCGCCCAGAACTTCGTGGCCGAACGTATCGGCCTCGCCGTGCAGGCCTACTCCAGTGCGCAGCGTTCACTCGATCTGACGCTGCAGTGGTGCCGGACGCGCCGCACCTTCGACCGCCCGCTCATCTCCCGGCAGAGCGTGCAGAACACACTGACCGAGATGGCGCAGCGCATCGACCTGGTCCGCGTCTACACCCGCGAACTGGCCCGGCGTTCGGCCGCCGGCGAGACCGATCTCATCGCCGAGGTCTGCTTCGCCAAGAACAGCGCGGTCGAGGCTGGAGAGTGGGTCGTGAACAAGGCGGTTCAGCTGCACGGCGGCCTGGGCTATATGCGCGAATGCGAGGTCGAGCGGCAGTATCGCGATATGCGCATCCTCGGCATCGGCGGCGGAACCACCGAGATTCTCATGGGATTGGCCGCGAAGAGATTGGGATTCACCGAATGA
- a CDS encoding acyclic terpene utilization AtuA family protein codes for MREPLRIGNVSGFYGDRYSAMQEMLEGGDVDVITGDYLAELTMLILGRDRLKAPQLGYAKTFLRQVRDCLSLALERNVTIVANAGGLNPSGLAQALRALSDELGLHPRIGYVTGDDLLPRAEELQLGTPLTANAYLGAWGIAECLKNKADIVVTGRVTDASLVVGPAAAHYGWGRTDYDALAGAVVAGHVIECGTQATGGNYSFFTEIADLQHPGFPIAEVFADGSSIITKHPGTGGAVSVGTVTAQLLYEIAGARYAGPDVTARFDTLDLRQLGEDRVRISGAKGEPPPPTLKVGRNVIGGFRNEVTFVLTGLQIEEKARLLREQLEKVIPADASWTLARTDQADADTEETASAQLRCVVRSSDPKAIGRRFANAGIELALASYPGFHVTAPPADASIYGVFDPAYVDAHVVSQVAQLDLGDGGEPTPYPIAPAGETLPLAGVDEPPLPAPLPSGATRREPLGTVVGARSGDKGGSANVGVWVRSDPEWRWLAHALTVEKFKELLPEARDLEVTRHVFGSLRALNFVIDGILGDGVASQYRFDPQAKAIGEWLRARVVEIPEVLL; via the coding sequence GTGAGAGAACCACTGCGCATCGGGAATGTGTCGGGTTTCTATGGGGATCGGTACTCCGCGATGCAGGAGATGCTCGAAGGCGGCGATGTTGATGTCATCACCGGGGACTACCTGGCCGAGTTGACCATGCTCATTCTCGGGAGAGACCGGCTGAAGGCCCCTCAGCTCGGATACGCCAAGACGTTCCTGCGCCAGGTCCGCGACTGCCTGAGCCTCGCGTTGGAGCGCAACGTGACCATCGTCGCCAACGCCGGCGGCCTCAACCCCAGCGGGCTGGCGCAGGCGCTGCGCGCGCTGAGCGACGAGCTCGGCCTGCACCCGCGCATCGGCTATGTGACGGGCGACGATCTACTCCCCCGGGCCGAGGAGCTCCAACTCGGCACACCCCTCACCGCCAACGCCTATCTCGGCGCCTGGGGCATCGCGGAGTGTCTGAAGAACAAGGCTGACATCGTCGTCACCGGTCGGGTCACCGACGCCTCGCTCGTCGTCGGGCCGGCCGCCGCGCACTACGGCTGGGGTCGCACTGACTACGACGCCCTGGCCGGCGCGGTCGTGGCCGGGCACGTCATCGAGTGCGGAACCCAGGCCACCGGCGGCAACTACTCCTTCTTCACCGAGATCGCCGACCTGCAGCATCCGGGCTTCCCGATCGCTGAGGTCTTCGCGGACGGCAGCAGCATCATCACCAAGCATCCTGGTACGGGCGGCGCCGTCAGCGTCGGAACCGTCACCGCGCAGTTGCTGTATGAGATCGCCGGCGCCCGCTACGCCGGGCCGGACGTCACCGCCCGATTCGACACCCTTGACCTTCGCCAGCTCGGCGAGGATCGGGTGCGGATCAGCGGCGCCAAGGGAGAACCACCGCCACCGACGCTGAAGGTCGGGCGCAACGTCATCGGCGGGTTCCGCAATGAGGTCACCTTCGTCCTCACCGGATTGCAGATCGAGGAGAAGGCCCGTCTGCTCCGCGAGCAACTGGAGAAGGTCATACCGGCCGACGCCAGCTGGACCCTGGCCCGCACCGATCAGGCCGACGCCGACACCGAGGAGACGGCCAGCGCCCAGCTGCGCTGCGTGGTCCGATCCTCCGATCCGAAGGCGATCGGCCGCCGTTTCGCCAACGCCGGTATCGAGCTGGCGCTGGCCAGCTACCCCGGCTTCCACGTCACCGCTCCGCCGGCCGATGCCTCGATCTACGGCGTCTTCGACCCGGCGTACGTGGACGCCCACGTCGTCTCGCAGGTCGCCCAGCTGGACCTCGGAGACGGCGGCGAACCGACTCCGTACCCCATCGCCCCGGCGGGTGAGACGCTGCCGCTGGCCGGCGTCGACGAGCCGCCGCTTCCGGCCCCGCTGCCCAGTGGAGCAACCCGCCGGGAGCCGCTCGGGACCGTGGTCGGGGCCCGCAGCGGCGACAAGGGCGGCAGCGCCAACGTCGGCGTGTGGGTCCGTAGCGACCCCGAGTGGCGCTGGCTGGCCCATGCGCTCACCGTCGAGAAGTTCAAGGAACTGCTCCCCGAGGCCCGTGATCTGGAGGTCACCCGGCACGTCTTCGGTTCCCTTCGGGCGCTGAACTTCGTGATCGACGGGATCCTCGGCGACGGCGTGGCCTCGCAGTACCGCTTCGATCCGCAGGCCAAGGCGATCGGTGAGTGGCTGCGGGCGCGCGTCGTTGAGATTCCGGAGGTACTGCTGTGA
- a CDS encoding TIGR03084 family metal-binding protein, with product MSDLPGIVGDLINEGTELDAIVDAAPDWSVFTPAEGWTISHQIAHLAWTDQKSLLATTDRDAFARDLQAAIPHAATYVDDAAAAGAQRPRGELLTQWRTGRAALADRLLSCDPTVKLPWYGPPMSPTSMATARIMETWAHGQDIADALGISRTPTARLRNIAHLGVRTRDFAYLVNDRTPPTAPFRVELIAPDGHLWSWGPDDSSDRISGSALDFCLLVTQRRHRDDLGIVATGEAANWLPIAQAFAGQPGLGRAAGADQTPAATGGGS from the coding sequence ATGAGCGACCTCCCCGGCATCGTCGGCGACCTCATCAATGAGGGCACCGAACTCGACGCAATAGTCGACGCCGCACCGGACTGGAGCGTCTTCACCCCGGCCGAGGGATGGACGATCTCCCACCAGATCGCCCACTTGGCCTGGACCGACCAGAAATCGCTACTCGCCACAACCGACCGGGACGCCTTCGCCCGAGATCTGCAGGCGGCGATCCCGCACGCCGCGACCTACGTCGACGATGCGGCCGCCGCCGGTGCGCAACGGCCCCGCGGCGAACTGCTCACCCAGTGGCGGACCGGACGGGCCGCGCTGGCCGACCGCCTACTGAGCTGCGACCCGACGGTGAAGCTGCCCTGGTACGGGCCGCCGATGAGCCCGACGTCGATGGCCACCGCCCGCATCATGGAGACCTGGGCCCACGGCCAGGACATTGCCGATGCGTTGGGGATCAGCCGAACTCCCACCGCCCGACTGCGCAACATCGCCCATCTGGGCGTTCGCACGCGCGACTTCGCCTACCTCGTCAACGACCGCACTCCACCGACGGCCCCCTTCCGGGTCGAACTCATCGCACCGGACGGCCACCTCTGGAGTTGGGGTCCGGACGATTCCAGCGATCGGATCAGCGGATCGGCGCTGGACTTCTGCCTCCTGGTGACCCAGCGTCGCCACCGCGACGACCTGGGCATCGTCGCCACCGGAGAGGCGGCGAACTGGCTGCCGATCGCCCAGGCCTTCGCCGGCCAGCCCGGCCTGGGGCGGGCCGCGGGCGCTGACCAGACACCCGCAGCAACTGGCGGCGGATCGTGA
- a CDS encoding TIM barrel protein, which translates to MNDQTQSSRKIAGAPISWGVCEVPGWGYQLGTDRVLGEMREVGLSATEFGPDGFLPEDPEAMAGLLKAHELQAIGGFTPVLLHSAEHDPLSEIERLLASYAATGAKVLVLSAVSGLDGYDTRPTLDEDGWNRLLANLGRISDLAAERGVRAVLHPHVGTMVENGVEVQRVLDGTSISLCLDTGHLLIGGTDPAELTRQAPERIAHTHFKDVDDTIAAKVRSGRLSYTEGVRHGMYRPLGTGDVNFESIVGDLTGSGYDGWYVLEQDTILTEEPAGEGPVADVWSSAEHLRNLLGKGSLTG; encoded by the coding sequence ATGAATGACCAGACGCAGTCGAGCCGCAAGATCGCCGGCGCACCGATCTCCTGGGGAGTCTGCGAAGTGCCCGGGTGGGGCTATCAGCTCGGCACTGACCGGGTCCTCGGTGAGATGCGCGAGGTTGGACTCTCCGCCACTGAATTCGGCCCGGACGGCTTCCTGCCGGAGGACCCAGAAGCCATGGCGGGGTTGCTGAAGGCCCATGAATTACAGGCGATCGGTGGGTTTACCCCGGTGCTGCTGCACTCCGCGGAGCACGACCCACTGAGCGAGATCGAGCGCCTGTTGGCCAGCTACGCAGCCACCGGCGCGAAGGTGCTGGTGCTGTCGGCGGTGAGCGGTCTGGACGGCTACGACACTCGCCCGACCCTGGACGAGGACGGCTGGAACCGGCTCCTGGCAAACCTCGGACGCATCTCCGACCTGGCCGCCGAACGTGGAGTGCGCGCGGTGCTGCACCCGCACGTCGGCACGATGGTGGAGAACGGCGTCGAGGTGCAGCGAGTACTCGACGGCACGTCGATATCGCTCTGCCTGGATACCGGGCACCTGCTCATCGGCGGCACGGACCCGGCCGAGCTGACCCGCCAGGCTCCGGAGCGAATTGCCCACACCCACTTCAAGGACGTCGACGACACGATCGCAGCCAAGGTGCGTTCCGGGCGGTTGAGCTACACCGAGGGGGTACGGCACGGCATGTACCGCCCACTCGGGACCGGGGACGTCAACTTCGAATCCATCGTGGGCGACCTCACCGGCAGCGGGTACGACGGCTGGTACGTGCTCGAGCAGGACACCATCCTCACCGAGGAGCCAGCCGGCGAGGGTCCGGTGGCGGATGTCTGGAGCAGCGCCGAGCACCTGCGCAATCTCCTCGGGAAGGGTTCACTGACCGGCTAG
- a CDS encoding Gfo/Idh/MocA family oxidoreductase: MRLGLVGLGRIGGFHADTLSALSSVDSLVITDFQPALAQSVAARIGAEAVDSVATLLRSGIDGLVIAAGTGAHAELLTAAVEAEIPVFCEKPISGSLAESTGLLSRVAGSSTPVHIGYQRRFDAGFRAARDAVLTGELGWLHTLRSTTLDPSPPPAEYIAGSGGLFRDCAVHDFDIIRWVTGREVVEVYAAGSNKGADFFAEADDVDTASALLTLDDGTLALVSNTRYNARGYDVRLEVHGSADSISAGMDDRLPLRSVEPGVAFPAGTPYPAFMERFLPAYRAELEAFTEVVAGQRPSPCTLEDALYAEQIAEAATRSYREHRPIRIDEVAADATALQGASA; this comes from the coding sequence ATGCGTCTCGGACTCGTCGGTCTCGGCAGAATCGGCGGATTTCACGCCGACACACTCAGTGCACTGTCCAGCGTCGACTCCCTCGTCATCACCGACTTCCAGCCCGCGCTCGCCCAGTCGGTAGCCGCGCGCATCGGAGCGGAGGCCGTCGACTCGGTCGCGACGCTCCTCCGCTCGGGCATCGACGGGCTGGTGATCGCGGCCGGCACCGGCGCCCACGCCGAGTTGCTGACCGCGGCCGTCGAGGCCGAGATTCCCGTCTTCTGCGAGAAGCCGATCAGCGGCAGCCTGGCCGAGAGTACCGGCCTGCTCAGTCGCGTTGCCGGATCATCTACGCCGGTGCACATCGGCTACCAGCGTCGCTTCGACGCCGGTTTCCGGGCGGCCCGAGATGCGGTATTGACCGGCGAGCTGGGGTGGTTGCACACGCTCCGCTCAACCACTCTGGACCCCTCCCCGCCGCCGGCCGAATACATCGCCGGCAGCGGTGGACTCTTCCGCGACTGCGCGGTGCACGACTTCGACATCATCCGCTGGGTCACCGGCCGGGAGGTCGTCGAGGTATACGCCGCCGGGAGCAACAAGGGGGCCGACTTCTTCGCCGAGGCCGATGACGTCGACACCGCGTCCGCGCTGCTGACCCTGGACGACGGCACGCTGGCTCTGGTCTCGAACACCCGGTACAACGCACGCGGCTACGACGTCCGTCTGGAGGTCCATGGCTCAGCCGACAGCATCAGCGCGGGGATGGACGACCGCCTTCCGCTGCGCTCGGTCGAGCCGGGAGTCGCCTTCCCCGCAGGGACCCCGTATCCGGCGTTCATGGAGCGCTTCCTGCCGGCCTACCGCGCCGAACTCGAGGCCTTCACCGAAGTCGTCGCCGGCCAGCGCCCGTCACCCTGCACGCTTGAGGACGCACTGTATGCGGAGCAGATCGCGGAGGCGGCGACACGTTCCTACCGCGAGCACCGACCCATCCGTATCGATGAAGTGGCCGCCGACGCGACCGCATTGCAGGGAGCATCGGCATGA
- a CDS encoding phytanoyl-CoA dioxygenase family protein — translation MTATNVRPEPVAGLFETTDSLAELRILATTTTELADYPLAESVEQNVLIYAATAQLAATSAEGRRALQLELAQALLEGPGIVVFRAAIADRAILDRTSALFESMIREQHAAGLATGDHFAKPGANDRIWGALDKFALRDPELFAEYYANDVVALAAEAWLGPNYQVVSQVNVVNPGGAAQVAHRDYHLGFMSSEQSRAYPAHTHQLTPALTLQGAIAHCDMPVVSGPTMYLPHSQKLADGYLAFHRPEVTQYFNENYVQLPLQAGDAVFFNPALFHGAGSNHSTNVKRMANLLQISSAFGRAMETVNRPAMCRALLPILQRMQSAGVEQRAIDNIVAATAEGYAFPTNLDRDRPINGLAPLTQAELLSQAVRDSWGSGRFSDALATHGRHRESGV, via the coding sequence ATGACGGCGACCAATGTGCGCCCGGAGCCCGTCGCCGGGCTCTTCGAGACGACGGATTCCTTGGCGGAGCTGCGGATTCTGGCGACCACGACGACCGAACTGGCGGACTATCCGCTCGCGGAGAGCGTCGAGCAGAACGTCCTCATCTACGCCGCCACGGCTCAATTGGCGGCCACCTCGGCTGAGGGCCGCCGCGCCTTGCAGCTGGAACTGGCGCAAGCCCTGCTGGAAGGGCCCGGCATAGTCGTCTTCCGGGCGGCCATCGCCGACCGCGCGATCCTGGATCGGACCAGCGCGCTCTTCGAGTCGATGATTCGTGAGCAGCACGCGGCCGGCCTCGCGACCGGCGATCACTTCGCCAAGCCGGGAGCCAACGACCGCATCTGGGGCGCTCTCGACAAGTTCGCCCTGCGCGACCCCGAACTCTTCGCCGAGTACTACGCCAACGACGTCGTCGCGCTGGCCGCCGAGGCCTGGCTGGGTCCCAACTACCAGGTGGTCTCCCAGGTAAACGTGGTCAATCCGGGTGGAGCGGCGCAGGTGGCCCACCGTGACTACCACCTGGGATTCATGTCCAGTGAGCAGAGTCGGGCCTATCCGGCGCACACTCATCAGCTCACGCCTGCGCTCACGCTGCAGGGCGCGATCGCCCACTGCGACATGCCTGTCGTCTCCGGGCCGACGATGTACCTGCCGCATTCCCAGAAGCTGGCCGATGGCTACCTGGCTTTTCACCGCCCGGAAGTTACCCAGTATTTCAACGAGAACTACGTCCAGCTGCCGCTGCAGGCGGGCGACGCGGTCTTCTTCAATCCGGCCCTCTTTCACGGTGCGGGCAGTAACCACTCGACCAACGTGAAGCGAATGGCGAACCTGCTACAGATCTCCTCAGCCTTCGGACGGGCGATGGAGACGGTGAACCGTCCCGCGATGTGCCGGGCCCTGCTGCCAATTCTGCAGCGAATGCAGAGCGCCGGCGTGGAACAGCGGGCGATCGACAACATCGTCGCCGCCACCGCTGAGGGATACGCCTTCCCGACGAACCTGGACCGGGATCGCCCGATCAATGGACTCGCGCCGCTCACCCAGGCCGAACTTCTGAGCCAGGCCGTCCGCGATAGCTGGGGTTCCGGCCGCTTCAGCGATGCGCTGGCCACTCACGGACGCCACCGCGAATCCGGCGTCTGA